In Juglans microcarpa x Juglans regia isolate MS1-56 chromosome 1S, Jm3101_v1.0, whole genome shotgun sequence, the genomic stretch tcaatatgttttattgaattttcggaaatgagagggaaaattttaaataaaaatattctaaagttaaaatattatttgaatgttattttttaatattatttttgttttgaaatttaaaaaagttgtatttgttttttgtgttttgtttggaagtttagaaaaattgtaatgattaggtaatgattagatgaaaaagttgaagatctggaattgaaaaatgttttgtgtttgaatgatgattgggaaggaaattatgaaaagttttgaaatgttcatctcatctcatctcatctaagtgtccaaacatgGTTTAATGGCTCGTTTGGAAAGTTAgataagatgataattttgtgaatagtagtgaaatggtttgtgaatagtaataaaataatttgagttaagatgttttattgggttttgagaaaggaaagaggaaaaagttgaataaaaatattattaaaatataattttttttatatcaaattggtgttttatgtgcAAGAGTGATGGGGAATCAATTGATTATCTCTTATTACATTGTGAAGTGGCCCGGTGTTTATGGAATGAGATCTTTAATAGGATAGGGGTGGCATGGGTCATGCCTGGAAGAGTTAGGGACATCATGTGCTGCTAGAGAGGTATGGGGGAAATGCCCACATCGCTGCTATGTGGAGAATGATCCTGCactgcattatgtggtgcttgtggctaGAGAGAAAcaagaggtgctttgaagacatAGAGCAATCTGTGGATGGGCTGAAACGATTTTTTTACGATACATTAACTTTCTTGGGCCATTATTTGtaggataatgataggcttactacctTCTACCACCCATTTACTACTCCATAATGTAttagaaacttttattttttttgttattattactttttaagtatttttttaacatccttaatcattaagaaaaaattaaaaaaatatacaacttcactgatagtcacttccttaaccattaagtaaaaaaataaattaagaaaataaataggagTAGTAAATGGATGGTAGGAGGTAATAAGCCTATCATTATCTTTATTTGTAATACAAACAACCTTCATGATTTGCTTGTAACTCTCACTAGTGCTTGGATGTAATTAGGCATGTTCACTATATACTACTAGTGTACTTGGGCAATGCctcttatatcaataaaattttacttttacctatcaaaagtaaaagtatataattttttaatattatttttgttttgaaatttaaaaaagtagtattgttttttgtgttttgtttgaaaatttgataaaattgtaatgattaggtaatgactagatgaaaaagttgaagatttgaaattgaaaagtttttgtatttgagtgatgtttgggaaggaaattatgagaagtattgatatgagatgagattatctcacttcccaaacaaacACTATGTCTATTTGGGAAGGCATGATTGAGAAAATTGTGTGTAAATTGGGTATCCGTACTATGacccatgtacttgggcttttgcctattcttatgatcaataaaatcttatttaccgataaaaagaaaaaaaacaattcacatCATGGtaaattaatatagtatatttttcaattaatatcCAAATAGACTCTTGCATGTAAAGACCTCTTTTTCTCTCCAATCCCTAATTTAATATCGCAGTATTAATGCTTGCAATTCTTCCAAAAAATCAGTAAAGAATATATGCATATCATGTGACTATCGATTGTATAAGCCAGATAAAGAATAtgatctaaatcattagaggaataaaatacaaattctaACTATTATGCATGTGGATAACTAAGCAAACCCAACAGGACAAGATACAAACTCCTGAGCAGGTAATGGAGtgaaataatgagaaaaatacTGCAGCACTTAATTACATAAGAGATAAGAAAACTCACCATCGTTTGACGAGCTTCACGTGGGGACACAACAAGTGGGTGATTATGGTCCTTTACAAATTTAGTTATCACCCATTTTCCAGACTTATCATACTTTACATGAATCATTGCCTTGCAACCTTCCCTTGTGCTTGGCCTTGGCTTTCTAACTGGCCCAAACTTACCACGGATGCTAACACAATGGCCCTCCTTATTACATCCAAGCCGGCGGGCAAGAATTTTCCCATCTCTTTCAGAGCGACGACAAGACATCACGCGCATGACAAATCCTACCCGACGAGCATATTCATCATAGAATATTTTGGCAGCATCTTCGGATTCAAATTCCATACCCTCAAATGGCTCTAGAATCATATCTCTTTCATAGAACAACTCTGCTCCAACAGAACTCTCCACAGTGCTGGCCTGCTCATCAGGATCCACTGCCACACAACATGATTTGCCTATCTTTCAAACCCATGCAGCAATCTCATATAATCTTGAAATACAAGCCAGGTCATGCAAAATAAAAACTGAAGAAGAAGCATTCCAGTCATTGCCAACAGAACATGCGAGATTAAATATTCCAATTTCTGACATTTCAATTTTGTTGCCTTTGATTcttgattggaaaaaaaaaacaaagaaaagaactaaacaagaaaaaaaaatacgccTGTATGTGTAAACTTTCATAGTAAACAAAGTAAAGCGTACAAGGAATGAttggtattttcttttcttcagaGAAACCAACCAGAGCAATAAATGACTTTCTttgtattcttttcttttccaccGTGCAGATCAGTGCTAATTTCTTAGGCAAATTATCAAGCATCTATTGAGCACACCCAACATTATACAAGTGAACTTCAAAGGTCAAACACGTATTACAGTTAATTATTCAATCTTCGTAAACTAAGACATCAAATACCACATGAAACTAGAagtcaaagaaataaaataaattgaaattatagCACATTTGACACAGTGTAATCAGTTGCCAACTAACATTATGCAATATCAgtacaaatgaaaataaatcacCTAATCATACAACACCTTCCAGCAGCCCGAATAAGCGAAACCCATTGAAATTCATGTCTTTAATGCCATAAATTCACAATTTACCTATGAACTTGGGTGGCGGATTCAGAGACAGGTAGACCAcgaaaaatggagaaagaaactAAGGGATTGAATGGGATGGAGAAGAGGTCATGGGTATTCTTAGAATTTCAAGAAAGAAGAGTTACTTACTTGATTTGTGTAATCGACGAGGGTGCTCGTGCCAGTGAAAGGAAGCCTGAAGGCTGAGAGAGAGTAGCTCACTCACTCCTAAAGGCCAACTTTGTAGACAGGATTTCTAGTCTTTTGAGTTTGGG encodes the following:
- the LOC121247194 gene encoding protein FAR1-RELATED SEQUENCE 5 isoform X1: MDPDEQASTVESSVGAELFYERDMILEPFEGMEFESEDAAKIFYDEYARRVGFVMRVMSCRRSERDGKILARRLGCNKEGHCVSIRGKFGPVRKPRPSTREGCKAMIHVKYDKSGKWVITKFVKDHNHPLVVSPREARQTMDEKDKRIQELTAELRNKKRLCATYQEQLNAFMKIVEEHSQQLSKKVQNVVENLKEFESIEQELLHHRI
- the LOC121247194 gene encoding protein FAR1-RELATED SEQUENCE 5 isoform X2 — translated: MILEPFEGMEFESEDAAKIFYDEYARRVGFVMRVMSCRRSERDGKILARRLGCNKEGHCVSIRGKFGPVRKPRPSTREGCKAMIHVKYDKSGKWVITKFVKDHNHPLVVSPREARQTMDEKDKRIQELTAELRNKKRLCATYQEQLNAFMKIVEEHSQQLSKKVQNVVENLKEFESIEQELLHHRI